Proteins found in one Oreochromis niloticus isolate F11D_XX linkage group LG22, O_niloticus_UMD_NMBU, whole genome shotgun sequence genomic segment:
- the LOC106096453 gene encoding gastrula zinc finger protein XlCGF42.1, with protein sequence MEARREGLPPDVQKVIVGDEEEQEGVFIKEEQEEVDIIKFTFSPVAVKSEEDEEKPQSSQLHHTLTEKLRDSVGGEDAGRPAPDPGLDPEDKDMETEVHEEDLEESSEPSTGSSSEESKVLAGDMKCVSGEEALICTECGKSFKRMAHLLRHKRSHTGEKPFGCPKCDKRFVQSGSLKKHLWTHTGQKPFSCSECGRCFMEKAALTNHMTLHTGEKPFSCSECSKPFSCRSALNAHMKIHSGEKNFSCSTCLKTFTWNYQLNRHKCISPKPARNRVLMPRPHNDKVVVFVHFT encoded by the exons ATGGAGGCAAGAAGAGAAG GTTTACCTCCAGATGTCCAGAAGGTAATAGTTGGTGATGAAGAGGAGCAGGAGGGAGTTTTCAtcaaagaggaacaggaggaggTCGACATCATCAAGTTCACATTCAGTCCTGTAGCTGTAAAGAGCGAAGAGGATGAAGAGAAACCTCAGTCCTCTCAGCTTCATCACACCCTGACTGAGAAGCTCAGAGACTCTGTGGGAGGAGAGGATGCTGGAAGACCAGCACCAGATCCAGGTTTAGATCCTGAGGATAAGGACATGGAGACGGAGGTCCATGAAGAAGATCTGGAGGAGAGCAGTGAACCTTCAACAGGCTCAAGCTCGGAGGAAAGTAAAGTGCTCGCAGGTGATATGAAATGTGTCTCGGGCGAAGAAGCGCTCATCTGTACTGAATGTGGGAAATCGTTTAAGCGCATGGCGCACCTGTTAAGACATAAACGGagccacacaggagagaaaccgtTCGGTTGTCCGAAGTGCGACAAAAGATTTGTTCAGAGCGGAAGTCTTAAAAAACACCTTTGGACTCACACGGGCCAGAAACCATTCAGCTGCTCCGAGTGCGGCCGATGCTTCATGGAGAAGGCGGCGCTGACGAACCACATGACGCTTCACACGGGAGAGAAACCGTTCAGCTGCTCCGAGTGCAGCAAACCCTTCAGCTGCCGCTCGGCCCTGAACGCTCACATGAAAATTCACAGTGGGGAGAAGAACTTCAGCTGCAGTACCTGTCTCAAGACGTTCACCTGGAATTATCAGCTGAACAGACACAAGTGTATCAGTCCGAAACCAGCCCGAAACCGAGTGCTAATGCCCCGGCCTCACAATGACAAAGTAGTTGTGTTTGTACACTTCACTTAG